Proteins encoded in a region of the Terriglobales bacterium genome:
- a CDS encoding class I SAM-dependent methyltransferase yields the protein MDATQRFSNRVEDYARYRPGYPPQVLKTMQRECGLKRESVIADVGCGTGILSRLFCDAGNHVFGVEPNASMLEEARKSLRDCANFVAVLGRAEATTLKSGLVDFITAAQAFHWFDLHETRREFARIGKAGVWVVLLWNERRMQATPFMIAYEQLLLRFGVDYHKVKPLWNKNSLPEFFADHKFQKAVFENSQRFDRKGLTGRILSASYMPHRGHPNFAPMLGAIDNLFDEYQKNGIVKLEQETRMFYGKL from the coding sequence ATGGACGCGACCCAACGATTCTCGAATCGAGTGGAAGACTATGCCCGGTACCGGCCCGGCTATCCGCCGCAGGTGCTGAAGACGATGCAGCGAGAATGCGGGCTGAAACGGGAGTCGGTGATTGCCGATGTCGGATGCGGAACGGGAATTCTGTCGCGCCTGTTTTGCGACGCCGGAAATCACGTGTTCGGAGTGGAGCCGAACGCATCCATGCTGGAGGAGGCGCGGAAGTCTCTGCGGGACTGCGCCAACTTTGTGGCCGTGCTTGGCCGGGCAGAAGCGACCACGCTCAAGTCCGGGCTCGTCGATTTCATTACCGCGGCCCAGGCATTTCACTGGTTCGATTTACACGAAACGCGCCGCGAATTCGCGCGCATCGGGAAAGCCGGCGTATGGGTGGTGCTGCTGTGGAACGAGCGCCGCATGCAGGCCACGCCGTTCATGATCGCTTACGAACAGTTGCTGCTGCGCTTCGGCGTGGACTACCACAAGGTAAAGCCGCTGTGGAACAAGAACTCGCTGCCGGAATTCTTCGCTGACCATAAATTCCAGAAGGCAGTGTTCGAAAATTCGCAGCGATTCGATCGCAAGGGGCTGACAGGACGAATCCTGTCGGCGTCTTACATGCCGCATCGCGGACATCCGAACTTTGCGCCCATGCTGGGAGCGATCGATAATCTCTTCGACGAGTATCAGAAGAATGGGATCGTCAAACTGGAACAGGAGACGAGGATGTTCTATGGGAAGCTGTAA